A stretch of the Planktothricoides raciborskii GIHE-MW2 genome encodes the following:
- a CDS encoding PAS domain S-box protein yields MLVHSLRLLLVDKQEESFSRIKQFLSEIELFTSSLDWQTSASGAIASIAARPYDAYLVDGKFAIANGHQLFTTVFTPQSTAPVLWLVESLEDGIAALKAGAADYLIRRQLSAGLLEHSLRLTVEMARSKAQLSAYHTCYQTDLQKYPQCSIVNFPQLIVTNFPDPVFITDLEGNFQFVSPCPEPIFGYSCSEIQGFGNIARLLSPGLFDLQDLQNQREIPHIETKIIDKFNQLHRLLVTVKLIFVPGEVATVASILYICHEINLPQEEPGDFNGSNQLLPRNSGEELTPEIQQIRDLEEALQQSEERFRITFEQVGVGLCHLSTTGQWLRVNDKFCQIVGYSRSELLGKTWPEITQPEDIELENKFLTQLLAGKMNHCCFEKRFICKDCRVVWVQITTTVLRDGLGEAEYLIQVVEDITERQENQLQIQKLAERLFTVIDAVGEGITLSDAFGNFIIFNHKMEEITGYSPLEANNSHDFLSLIYTEKEEEYKAREHLSELLQKGQTYNIETTIRAKDGCRKTLLVSSNLLQLGEEPCFLSAYRDITERQADQKELAKQKANLAEAQKIAHLGNWELDVQTYKLTWSEETFRIFGFDAQQAEPPYERILALIHPDDLEQWQATQRQAIAYQKSYEVELRIFRPDGCLRHLVSKGNPIVNSQGQVTKIFATMFDITERQRMEEELRQSKLFIEAIADASPAILYVYDLRTGRNIYVNHQIYQILGYKPEYIQQKGFNFLWETIHPDDQKYLQEYSHIFPHLQPGEVYDIEYRQEHINGSWHWFRCRSVVFTRDADGNPQQIIGTAIEISEEKRIQMQLKESETRLNTIINSISDGILIVDRHGIIRFANPAATKIFGRPLSQLKNQDLGWPMVVGNTAELGIILPNGEVSFGEMTVAETEWEGESVYVVCVRDIHQRRKAEKALRESEERFRQLTENIAVLFWLIDAQTQEILYVSPAYEKISGRSCQSLYADPNSWIAAIVPEDREMIFTHLPKQRAGELTQIEYRIMRPDGQIRWIEARTFPIINEEGVIVRIAGIAEDISEGKWQQQQLEKYRHRLVELVKERTSQLKTEVSQRQQAESEIYFQARLLDVVNHAIIATDLSGVIIYWNRYAEILYGWSAQEALGRNITDTLAIWENRQQGLEMLNQLRQGKNWTGEFLVRHKNGKIFPVMVNNAPFRNKAGELVGTVGVSYDISQQKQAEEALKKANASLGIAVEERTKDLAGAIQRLQEEIIQRQEAEIALRDSEQRFRGMFEQSAVGMVLADRTGKWLRVNQKFCEFLGYSESELLHMTWADITYSEDMLKSTDLVRQLFKGEIDSFTLEKRYLCKNGDIKWGHLSFSYVRSPGGDPIYCLGVIEDISERKQAETQLRDRLHLEMALAEVSRELANQQVTNLYRVLQLLGMAVQANLAYLIVFELESNLLKEVYDWSDFERPENLDKFFKINRALLPWWTEQLNRKQNLVISQIKNLPPEAELEKNILQDLRVGSMITVPIHSPGGQLWAEIGFITLEDNLKNWSEQDAQLLRIVGEMLSSYWTNQRDRERLRNSEELYAGIFQHSAESIFLLKLTDDNRFIYETINPSYEKNFKVKKEEVFGKYLDEVLPINLAKNFHKKFHNYLKKSEAISYEEVVDFPEKTKILRTILLPIKDESGKIIKLQGSSRDITEEKQFQTELEQAKLAAESANRAKSEFLANMSHELRTPLNAILGFTQIMRRDLNLLETHREQLSIIHRSGEHLLSLINDILDLSKIELGRIYLEFHNFDFYLMLASLKEMLQVKADAKNLAFQIECSSEVPQYLETDDKKLRSTLINLVGNAIKFTEYGSVVLRVSLADYGYFPPADVSSFRLNQKKLKLHFEIEDTGPGIAFEEMDTLFQPFIQTKTGEKSAEGTGLGLAISQRFVRLMGGEITVTSKVDMGSIFKFDILCAEGTQIKLIPPEVSQRAIALAPNQPTYRILVVEDQWTNLKLLTNILEPVGFAVCEAQNGLEGLEVWQRWQPHLIFMDLRMPVMDGYQATQQIRIQEQQRRKKKFTFKGKIFAGHNLMRSSSVNAQDPVDHTVIIALTASAFESNRSVVLDVGCDDFIPKPFEENVLLEKIAHHLGVQYLYERTAYGEFLPDRFPPQTQDQLITSESLSVMPNEWILELRSSALAAREQRIYKLISQIPEADKWLAVGLTNLVKNLLFDQIVDLTQPYYE; encoded by the coding sequence ATGCTAGTTCACTCATTGCGTCTCCTGCTGGTTGATAAGCAAGAAGAGTCTTTTTCACGGATTAAGCAGTTCCTCAGTGAAATTGAGCTATTCACCAGTTCACTAGACTGGCAAACCAGCGCTAGTGGCGCGATCGCCTCGATCGCCGCCCGACCTTATGATGCCTATTTGGTGGATGGGAAATTTGCGATCGCCAATGGTCATCAATTGTTCACAACGGTATTTACCCCCCAAAGCACTGCCCCAGTCTTATGGCTGGTTGAGAGTCTGGAGGATGGCATTGCGGCGTTAAAAGCTGGCGCGGCAGACTATTTGATTCGCCGTCAGTTAAGCGCTGGTTTACTGGAACATTCTTTGCGGTTAACGGTGGAAATGGCGCGGTCTAAAGCACAACTGAGTGCTTATCACACTTGCTATCAAACAGACCTGCAAAAATACCCTCAATGTTCGATCGTCAATTTCCCCCAACTGATTGTGACTAATTTTCCCGATCCGGTTTTTATTACGGATCTTGAAGGAAACTTTCAGTTTGTTTCTCCTTGTCCTGAACCGATTTTTGGCTATTCTTGCTCTGAAATTCAGGGGTTCGGGAATATTGCTCGACTTTTGAGTCCCGGACTTTTTGACCTCCAGGATCTACAAAACCAACGAGAAATTCCCCATATTGAAACCAAAATTATTGATAAATTTAATCAACTTCATCGTTTGTTAGTCACGGTTAAGTTAATTTTTGTTCCGGGAGAAGTGGCTACCGTGGCCAGCATTCTTTATATCTGCCATGAAATAAATCTACCCCAAGAGGAACCGGGCGATTTCAACGGATCTAATCAATTATTGCCCCGAAACTCTGGAGAAGAATTGACTCCAGAAATTCAACAAATCCGAGATTTAGAAGAAGCATTGCAGCAAAGTGAAGAGCGGTTTCGCATTACCTTTGAACAGGTGGGGGTTGGTCTATGTCATTTATCAACCACGGGACAATGGTTGCGAGTGAATGACAAATTTTGCCAGATTGTTGGCTATTCGCGATCGGAACTTTTAGGTAAAACTTGGCCGGAGATTACTCAACCAGAGGATATTGAGTTAGAAAATAAGTTTTTGACTCAATTATTAGCAGGTAAAATGAATCACTGCTGTTTTGAAAAGCGGTTTATCTGTAAAGATTGCCGGGTGGTTTGGGTACAGATTACGACTACGGTATTACGGGACGGGCTGGGAGAGGCCGAATATTTGATTCAAGTGGTCGAAGATATTACCGAACGCCAAGAAAATCAACTTCAAATTCAAAAATTAGCCGAGCGATTATTCACAGTCATTGATGCGGTGGGAGAAGGGATTACCCTGAGCGACGCCTTTGGTAATTTTATAATTTTTAATCATAAAATGGAAGAAATCACGGGTTATAGTCCGTTGGAAGCGAATAATAGCCATGATTTTTTATCGTTAATTTATACGGAAAAAGAAGAAGAGTATAAAGCCAGAGAACATTTGTCGGAGTTATTGCAAAAAGGGCAAACCTATAATATTGAAACGACGATTCGGGCTAAAGATGGCTGCCGGAAAACTTTACTGGTTTCCAGTAATTTATTGCAACTGGGGGAGGAGCCTTGTTTTTTAAGTGCGTATCGAGATATTACCGAACGCCAAGCGGATCAAAAAGAACTCGCCAAACAAAAAGCCAATCTCGCGGAAGCCCAAAAAATTGCTCATTTGGGCAATTGGGAATTGGATGTGCAAACTTACAAACTTACTTGGTCAGAAGAGACATTTAGAATTTTTGGTTTTGATGCCCAACAAGCAGAACCCCCGTATGAAAGAATTTTGGCCTTAATTCATCCCGACGATCTCGAACAGTGGCAAGCGACCCAACGGCAGGCGATCGCCTATCAAAAATCTTATGAAGTGGAATTACGCATTTTTCGACCGGATGGTTGTTTGCGGCATTTAGTTAGCAAAGGCAATCCCATTGTTAATTCCCAGGGTCAGGTGACGAAGATATTCGCCACCATGTTTGATATTACCGAACGGCAACGCATGGAGGAAGAACTGCGTCAAAGCAAACTGTTTATTGAAGCGATCGCTGATGCTTCTCCAGCTATTTTATATGTTTACGATCTGCGAACCGGGCGGAATATTTATGTGAATCACCAAATTTATCAAATATTGGGATATAAACCGGAGTATATTCAACAAAAAGGGTTTAATTTTTTATGGGAAACCATTCACCCGGACGACCAAAAATATCTCCAGGAATATTCTCACATATTCCCACATCTCCAACCGGGGGAAGTTTATGATATAGAATATCGCCAAGAACATATCAATGGTTCTTGGCATTGGTTCCGTTGTCGGTCGGTGGTATTTACTCGCGATGCGGACGGGAACCCGCAACAAATTATCGGCACCGCGATTGAGATTAGCGAAGAAAAGCGCATTCAAATGCAGTTGAAAGAAAGTGAAACTCGCTTAAATACGATTATCAACAGTATTTCTGATGGGATTTTAATTGTCGATCGCCACGGCATCATCCGGTTTGCCAATCCGGCAGCCACGAAAATATTTGGTCGCCCCCTTTCACAGCTAAAAAATCAAGATTTAGGATGGCCAATGGTGGTGGGCAATACCGCCGAATTGGGGATTATTTTACCCAATGGAGAAGTGAGTTTTGGGGAAATGACCGTTGCCGAAACGGAATGGGAAGGGGAATCGGTTTATGTGGTTTGTGTGCGGGATATCCATCAACGACGCAAAGCCGAAAAAGCCTTACGAGAAAGTGAAGAAAGATTTCGGCAATTAACGGAAAATATTGCAGTCTTGTTTTGGTTGATCGATGCTCAGACCCAGGAAATTCTTTATGTCAGTCCAGCTTATGAAAAAATCTCGGGACGGAGTTGCCAATCTTTATATGCGGATCCGAATAGTTGGATTGCCGCGATCGTCCCAGAGGATCGAGAAATGATTTTCACGCATCTGCCTAAACAGCGAGCGGGAGAATTGACCCAGATAGAATATCGGATTATGCGACCCGATGGGCAAATCCGGTGGATTGAAGCTCGGACTTTTCCGATTATCAATGAAGAAGGGGTGATCGTGCGGATTGCAGGAATTGCTGAGGATATTAGCGAGGGCAAATGGCAACAGCAGCAATTAGAAAAATACCGCCATCGGCTGGTAGAACTGGTGAAAGAACGCACCAGTCAACTGAAAACCGAAGTCAGCCAACGTCAGCAAGCGGAATCAGAAATTTATTTTCAAGCCCGTTTATTAGATGTGGTAAATCATGCGATTATTGCCACGGATTTATCCGGGGTGATTATTTATTGGAACCGATATGCGGAAATTCTCTATGGTTGGTCTGCCCAAGAAGCATTAGGCCGCAATATTACAGACACCCTCGCCATATGGGAAAATCGCCAACAAGGTTTAGAGATGTTAAACCAACTCCGGCAAGGGAAAAATTGGACTGGGGAATTCCTGGTGCGCCATAAGAATGGCAAGATATTTCCGGTGATGGTCAACAATGCTCCTTTTAGAAATAAAGCGGGTGAACTGGTTGGGACTGTGGGGGTTTCTTATGATATTTCTCAGCAAAAGCAGGCAGAAGAGGCGCTAAAAAAAGCCAATGCTTCCCTAGGGATTGCCGTGGAAGAACGCACGAAAGATTTAGCTGGGGCAATCCAACGGTTGCAAGAAGAAATTATCCAGCGCCAAGAGGCAGAAATTGCCTTGCGGGATAGTGAACAAAGGTTTCGGGGAATGTTTGAACAAAGTGCTGTGGGCATGGTGTTGGCCGATCGCACGGGAAAATGGCTGCGAGTGAATCAAAAATTTTGTGAATTTTTAGGCTATTCGGAGTCAGAGTTATTACACATGACATGGGCAGACATTACCTACTCAGAGGATATGCTCAAATCCACCGATCTGGTTAGGCAGTTATTTAAAGGTGAGATTGATAGCTTTACCCTGGAAAAGCGATATTTGTGTAAAAATGGTGATATTAAATGGGGTCATTTAAGCTTTTCTTATGTGCGATCGCCCGGAGGAGATCCGATTTATTGTTTAGGGGTGATTGAGGATATTTCCGAACGCAAGCAAGCGGAAACTCAGTTGCGCGATCGCCTCCACTTAGAAATGGCTTTAGCCGAAGTTTCTCGCGAGTTAGCCAATCAACAAGTAACCAATTTGTATCGGGTGCTGCAACTGCTGGGGATGGCGGTACAAGCCAACCTTGCTTATTTAATTGTCTTTGAGTTAGAAAGTAACCTGCTCAAGGAAGTCTATGATTGGTCTGATTTCGAGCGTCCGGAAAATCTTGATAAGTTCTTCAAAATCAATCGAGCATTATTACCCTGGTGGACCGAACAACTAAACCGGAAGCAAAACCTGGTGATTTCCCAGATCAAAAATTTGCCCCCTGAAGCCGAACTGGAGAAAAATATTCTTCAAGATTTGCGGGTTGGCTCGATGATTACCGTACCAATTCACAGCCCAGGGGGACAACTTTGGGCAGAAATTGGCTTTATTACCTTGGAAGATAACTTAAAAAATTGGTCTGAGCAAGACGCTCAGTTATTAAGAATAGTGGGCGAAATGCTTTCTAGTTATTGGACTAACCAGCGCGATCGCGAAAGATTGCGGAACTCAGAAGAACTCTATGCTGGCATCTTCCAACATTCCGCCGAAAGTATCTTTTTGTTAAAGCTGACTGATGATAATCGCTTTATTTATGAAACGATCAACCCTAGCTATGAAAAAAATTTTAAAGTTAAAAAAGAAGAAGTTTTTGGCAAGTATTTAGACGAAGTTTTACCCATAAATCTGGCCAAAAACTTCCATAAAAAATTTCACAACTATCTTAAAAAATCGGAAGCTATCAGCTATGAAGAAGTCGTAGATTTCCCCGAAAAAACGAAAATATTACGCACGATTCTTTTGCCGATCAAGGATGAATCGGGCAAAATCATCAAACTACAAGGCAGTTCTAGGGATATTACTGAAGAAAAACAATTTCAAACGGAATTAGAACAAGCGAAACTGGCTGCCGAATCCGCCAACCGAGCCAAGAGTGAATTTTTGGCGAACATGAGCCATGAACTGCGAACGCCACTGAATGCCATTCTCGGATTTACCCAAATCATGCGACGGGATCTTAACCTGTTAGAAACCCACCGAGAACAATTATCGATTATTCATCGATCGGGAGAACATTTACTCTCATTAATTAATGATATTTTAGACTTGTCCAAAATTGAACTAGGTCGAATTTACCTGGAATTCCATAACTTTGACTTTTATCTGATGTTGGCAAGTCTCAAAGAAATGCTACAAGTTAAGGCGGATGCTAAAAATTTAGCCTTTCAGATTGAATGTTCTTCGGAAGTTCCTCAATATCTAGAAACCGATGATAAAAAATTACGCTCAACCTTAATTAACCTGGTTGGTAATGCCATTAAATTTACTGAATATGGCAGTGTTGTCTTACGAGTCAGTTTGGCAGACTATGGTTATTTTCCCCCAGCGGATGTCAGTAGCTTCCGCCTCAACCAGAAAAAGTTAAAACTGCATTTTGAAATTGAAGATACAGGCCCGGGGATTGCCTTTGAAGAAATGGATACGTTGTTTCAACCTTTTATTCAAACCAAAACCGGGGAAAAATCAGCGGAAGGCACTGGCTTAGGTCTAGCCATCAGCCAAAGATTTGTGCGACTAATGGGCGGAGAAATTACCGTCACTTCTAAAGTCGATATGGGTTCGATTTTTAAATTTGACATTCTCTGTGCAGAAGGCACTCAAATTAAATTAATCCCCCCAGAAGTCTCTCAACGGGCGATCGCTCTAGCCCCCAATCAACCTACCTATCGAATTCTGGTGGTCGAAGATCAATGGACTAACCTAAAACTGCTTACCAATATCCTGGAACCTGTGGGGTTTGCCGTCTGTGAAGCCCAAAATGGTTTGGAAGGCTTGGAGGTCTGGCAGCGTTGGCAACCGCACTTAATTTTTATGGATCTGAGAATGCCCGTCATGGATGGTTATCAAGCCACCCAACAAATTAGAATCCAAGAACAACAGCGCCGCAAAAAAAAATTCACCTTTAAAGGCAAAATTTTTGCTGGCCATAACTTGATGCGCTCATCATCAGTTAACGCCCAAGACCCGGTGGATCATACGGTGATTATTGCCTTAACTGCCAGTGCCTTTGAATCTAATCGCTCGGTGGTCTTAGACGTAGGCTGTGATGATTTTATTCCTAAGCCTTTTGAGGAAAATGTCCTCCTAGAAAAAATTGCACATCACTTGGGGGTACAGTATCTTTATGAAAGAACCGCTTATGGAGAATTTTTGCCTGATCGCTTTCCGCCACAAACCCAGGATCAACTGATTACCTCAGAAAG
- a CDS encoding STM4011 family radical SAM protein: MHLTILYRGQLNSCNYGCEYCPFAKQSANVEQLAEDKKVLERFTHWIATQTGKAFSIFFTPWGEALIYDWYQEALTDLSHKPNVQKVAIQTNLSGDLGWVKSANPETLAFWATFHPEWVSRADFLSQCRILDDFKFRFSVGVVGFVKFKAEIAALRQELPPHIYLWINAVKRELTTLALADRQFFEQIDPLYYLNTEYYPSLGYSCRAGSSVISVDGDGTMRRCHFIKEPIGNLYDRNFAQGLFDRPCSNATCHCHIGYVHLEYLHLDRVFGDSILERIPQKQFLD, translated from the coding sequence ATGCATCTCACCATTCTCTATCGCGGGCAGTTAAATAGCTGTAATTATGGCTGTGAATACTGTCCTTTTGCCAAACAATCCGCCAATGTTGAGCAATTAGCGGAAGATAAAAAAGTCTTAGAACGCTTTACCCATTGGATTGCTACCCAAACTGGCAAGGCATTTTCGATTTTTTTTACCCCCTGGGGAGAAGCATTGATTTATGATTGGTATCAAGAAGCTTTAACCGACTTGAGTCATAAGCCAAATGTGCAGAAAGTGGCAATTCAGACGAATTTATCCGGTGATTTAGGTTGGGTGAAATCAGCCAATCCTGAAACTTTGGCATTTTGGGCAACTTTTCACCCCGAATGGGTTTCTAGAGCCGATTTTTTGAGCCAATGTCGGATATTAGATGATTTTAAATTTAGGTTCAGTGTGGGAGTGGTTGGTTTTGTTAAATTTAAGGCAGAAATTGCGGCATTGCGGCAGGAACTTCCGCCACATATTTATCTGTGGATTAATGCGGTGAAGCGGGAGTTAACCACACTTGCTCTCGCAGACCGGCAATTTTTTGAGCAAATCGATCCGCTGTATTATTTGAATACTGAATATTATCCCTCATTGGGTTATTCTTGTCGAGCCGGAAGTTCGGTGATTTCTGTGGATGGGGATGGCACGATGCGCCGTTGTCATTTTATTAAAGAACCAATTGGTAATCTTTACGATCGCAATTTTGCCCAGGGGTTATTTGATCGTCCTTGTTCTAATGCCACTTGCCACTGTCATATTGGTTATGTTCACTTAGAATATTTACACCTCGATCGCGTGTTTGGAGACAGCATTCTGGAACGCATTCCCCAAAAGCAATTCTTGGATTGA
- a CDS encoding ABC transporter permease, protein MSNLMKRWRIRAASRTAKDLPNRSPKRYLSPSVFWSIRQGFPQWLKIILAITALAVPLFLWAILTYSGLVAPILLPTPTAVFTAGIEMFFQENLWVDIVASFGRVLGGFGAAAIVGIPIGIAMGTFYSMESLLSPIVGTVRYMPVAAFIPLVILWFGLGEMAKVVIIFLGIVFYNAIMIADAVKFIPNELLNAAYTLGANRKDILFKVILPASFPSILDTLRVNVAGAWNFLVISELIAADKGLGFRIVKAQRYVQTDKVLVTIIVIGLIGLFLDYGFKLIAEKLTPWAEHR, encoded by the coding sequence ATGTCCAATTTGATGAAGCGATGGCGCATCCGCGCCGCTTCGCGAACGGCCAAAGATTTGCCCAACAGATCGCCAAAACGCTATTTATCCCCCTCGGTCTTTTGGAGTATTCGCCAAGGGTTTCCCCAATGGCTGAAAATTATTTTAGCCATCACCGCTTTAGCGGTTCCATTATTTTTATGGGCGATTCTCACTTATAGTGGCTTAGTTGCCCCGATATTACTGCCTACCCCAACCGCAGTATTCACTGCGGGCATAGAAATGTTTTTTCAAGAAAACCTTTGGGTGGATATTGTCGCCAGTTTTGGCCGAGTTTTAGGGGGATTTGGAGCCGCAGCCATTGTCGGAATTCCTATTGGCATTGCTATGGGAACTTTTTACAGCATGGAAAGCCTATTGAGTCCGATTGTCGGGACGGTTCGTTATATGCCAGTGGCGGCATTTATTCCTCTAGTTATCTTATGGTTTGGCTTGGGAGAAATGGCCAAAGTGGTGATTATTTTTTTGGGCATTGTTTTTTACAATGCTATAATGATTGCCGATGCAGTCAAGTTTATTCCCAATGAATTATTGAACGCGGCTTATACTCTAGGGGCTAATCGCAAAGATATTTTATTTAAAGTGATATTACCCGCCTCATTTCCCAGTATTCTCGATACTTTGCGGGTGAATGTGGCCGGAGCTTGGAATTTTTTAGTTATTTCCGAATTAATTGCCGCCGATAAAGGATTGGGATTTAGAATTGTTAAAGCCCAGCGATATGTTCAAACCGATAAAGTTTTAGTGACTATTATCGTTATTGGCTTGATTGGCTTATTCTTAGATTATGGCTTTAAATTAATCGCCGAAAAATTAACTCCTTGGGCTGAACATAGATAG
- a CDS encoding NACHT domain-containing NTPase: MTGLETLISQAAKNISQITLETLNQGEGKFLGIFEKRLDKKTEKAIATAATLYAHQYWEKYGQVNLFGIDSSVPLNDIYTEMYCWLSPQPELLNSLENPRAESYLPSSSLNKAYEPWMDQIHRQELAIDMVNEHQYLVLFGVAGSGKSTLLRKIGLDTLQGKKLGKFLPRTYFPVLISCKTLKLQELNLEKCLLDLFRGAEFPLAEKLTKKALEQGRLLILLDGVNELDSEQRPKTIAQIERFIEQYPNNYFIVSDRIGHPNPWQKFMPVALSHFSSQQIAQLIHHWFTVAVNQENNLYSPGNSPGNSPGNSPGNSPGNSPGNSPGNSPGNSPGNSPGNSPGNSPVNISEATSEATSKATFLAKSFLQALQQPEYESAKILAQVPLCLNLLCFVYHQDQIIPGNRILLYEQALEIVLEKTALNLNQHLLKSWLSQIAYQGLVAERFCFLRTDLISQMPGQISESATKEASEDILKEIAINTGILTAISRDLLAFSHATVQEFFAAAYIIEHRLIANIVKESLTVWRWQEVLLFFSGLKTPNADKLLLLIEASAQEYLASVRDEQNGGNSESKNDANKLRSLLRWAEQATTRSSDTNSETILPAAKKTAALFTVFALQQTFQQENPLINELNLTLNNDLLLINSLKLSNSLGVNLTDIIHNTRGLTNDFRQNLTFALSHPLDIDKLSRNLTRNLARKLAQDRARYLSLSFDEVLTNQGEISLDRARDLAFLGIVAQQLQTFSVFGDISPLLEGLNALQTSIPGNNDSSEVHCQFRQVLWETWLNSFQLDPQLLDLTPGEKQALTDYFYACYLLVKCRDVARSITPGTWEVISGRMVQAI; encoded by the coding sequence ATGACTGGACTTGAAACCTTGATTTCTCAGGCGGCCAAAAATATTAGTCAGATTACCTTGGAAACCCTGAATCAGGGGGAAGGTAAATTTTTAGGTATTTTTGAGAAACGTCTGGACAAAAAAACCGAAAAAGCGATCGCCACGGCAGCGACGCTTTATGCCCATCAATATTGGGAAAAATACGGCCAAGTCAATCTCTTTGGCATTGATTCTTCCGTGCCATTGAATGATATTTATACAGAGATGTATTGTTGGCTGTCGCCTCAGCCAGAATTACTGAATTCTCTAGAAAACCCCAGGGCAGAAAGTTACCTCCCTAGTTCATCACTGAATAAAGCTTATGAGCCTTGGATGGATCAAATTCATCGCCAAGAATTAGCCATTGATATGGTGAATGAACATCAATATTTAGTCCTGTTTGGGGTAGCGGGTTCGGGTAAGTCTACTTTGTTGCGGAAAATTGGCCTGGATACTCTTCAAGGCAAAAAGCTGGGTAAATTTTTGCCTCGGACTTATTTTCCAGTTTTGATTTCTTGTAAAACCCTGAAACTTCAAGAACTGAATCTAGAAAAATGTTTGCTGGATCTGTTTCGCGGTGCGGAGTTTCCTCTGGCGGAAAAACTGACGAAAAAAGCCTTAGAACAAGGAAGATTATTAATTTTGCTGGATGGGGTGAATGAGTTAGACAGCGAACAACGCCCAAAAACGATCGCCCAAATCGAACGGTTTATTGAACAATACCCCAACAACTATTTTATTGTTAGCGATCGCATTGGTCATCCTAACCCGTGGCAAAAGTTTATGCCCGTAGCTTTGAGCCATTTTTCTTCTCAGCAAATTGCCCAATTGATTCATCATTGGTTTACGGTGGCAGTAAACCAGGAAAACAATCTATATTCTCCGGGTAATTCTCCCGGTAATTCTCCGGGTAATTCTCCGGGTAATTCTCCCGGTAATTCTCCCGGTAATTCTCCGGGTAATTCTCCCGGTAATTCTCCCGGTAATTCTCCGGGTAATTCTCCCGGTAATTCTCCGGTTAATATATCAGAAGCTACCTCAGAAGCTACCTCAAAAGCCACATTTTTAGCCAAATCGTTTTTACAAGCATTGCAACAACCAGAATATGAAAGCGCAAAAATATTAGCTCAAGTGCCGTTGTGCTTAAATTTGTTATGTTTTGTCTATCATCAAGATCAGATAATCCCAGGAAATAGAATTTTACTGTATGAGCAAGCTTTAGAAATTGTCCTAGAGAAAACAGCCCTCAACCTGAATCAACATTTGCTCAAATCTTGGCTATCCCAAATTGCCTATCAAGGGTTAGTTGCCGAACGATTTTGTTTTTTGCGGACAGATTTAATCAGTCAAATGCCGGGGCAAATTAGCGAGTCAGCAACTAAGGAAGCTTCAGAGGATATTTTGAAGGAAATCGCCATAAATACAGGAATTTTAACGGCGATTAGTAGGGATTTATTGGCATTTTCTCATGCCACGGTTCAGGAGTTTTTTGCCGCAGCATATATTATAGAACATCGGTTAATTGCCAACATCGTCAAAGAATCTCTAACGGTCTGGAGGTGGCAAGAGGTATTATTGTTTTTCTCTGGTTTGAAAACTCCGAATGCGGATAAATTGCTATTGTTAATTGAAGCCAGCGCCCAAGAATATCTGGCGTCGGTTCGGGATGAGCAAAACGGTGGCAACTCGGAAAGCAAAAACGATGCCAACAAACTGCGATCGCTCTTACGGTGGGCAGAGCAAGCCACCACGAGGAGCAGTGACACCAACTCAGAAACCATCCTGCCTGCGGCTAAAAAAACCGCAGCCCTATTTACAGTATTTGCCCTCCAGCAAACTTTTCAGCAGGAAAACCCGCTAATTAATGAATTAAATTTAACCCTCAACAACGATCTCCTCTTAATTAACAGCTTAAAACTCTCTAATAGCTTAGGGGTGAATCTGACGGACATTATTCATAACACTCGTGGACTAACCAATGATTTCCGGCAAAATCTTACCTTTGCCTTATCTCATCCTTTAGATATTGACAAATTATCCAGAAATTTAACCCGCAATCTGGCTCGAAAACTCGCCCAAGATCGAGCGCGTTATCTTTCCTTAAGTTTCGATGAAGTCTTGACCAATCAAGGGGAAATATCTTTAGATCGAGCCAGAGATTTAGCCTTTCTAGGAATTGTCGCCCAACAATTACAAACCTTCTCAGTATTTGGCGATATTTCTCCCCTGCTGGAGGGATTAAATGCCCTACAAACGAGTATTCCTGGAAACAATGACTCTTCTGAAGTTCATTGTCAATTTCGCCAAGTGCTCTGGGAAACTTGGTTAAATAGTTTTCAACTCGATCCACAACTGTTAGACTTAACCCCAGGGGAAAAACAAGCCCTGACTGATTATTTTTACGCCTGTTATTTGCTGGTTAAATGTCGTGATGTAGCCCGAAGTATTACCCCAGGTACTTGGGAAGTAATTTCTGGTCGCATGGTACAAGCAATATAA